The Comamonas testosteroni genome contains the following window.
CGAGACTCTGGCTCGCTTCAGCCGCGACAGCGTGGCCAACCTGAACTGGCTGGAAAAGCAGGGCGCCACCTTTGCGTCGACCATGCCTGCGTACAAGACCTCCTATCCGGCCGATGGCATGTATCTGTACTACTCGGGAAACGAAGTGGTGCCCGCCTACGGCAACCCGCAGCTGGCCAAGAAGCCCGCACCGCGCGGTCACCGCGTGGTGGCCAAGGGGCAGTCGGGAGCGACGTTCTTCGCCGCGCTGCAAAAATCCACATTGGCGCACGGAGCCCGTACATTGACGCAGGCCCGCGTCCAGCGCCTGGTGCGCGAGAAGGACAGCGGCCGTGTATTGGGCGTGGAGGTGATGGTGTTGCCCGAAGGCGATCCACGTACCGAACGCCACAAGAAGCTCGATGAGCTGGTGGCCAAGTGGCGTTTGTATCAGGCGCCACGTGCCCAGGCGGGTCGTCGTGAAGCTGCGCAGATCGAGAGCGAGATCGGCGAGAAGCGCTACATCCGTGCCCGCAAAGGTGTGGTGCTGTCCACTGGCGGCTATATCTTCAATTCGGGCCTGCTGGAGCGACATGCGCCGGCTTACAAGCCCGGCTGGCTGACCGGTGCTGCGGGCTGCGATGGCTCCGGTCTGCGGCTCGGGCAATCCGTGGGAGGGATCGCTCAGGATCTGAACAATATCTCGGCCTGGCGCTTCATCACGCCACCCTCGGTCTGGCCCAGAGGTCTGGTGGTCAATACCAAAGGCGAGCGTTTCTGCAACGAACAGGTCTACGGTGCCAAGCTCGGCTACGAGATGATGGAAAAGCAGGGGGGAAAGGCCTGGCTCATCATTGATAGCAAGCTGCGCAGGCAGGCTGCCTGGCAGTGCCTGTTTGGCGGTTTGTGGGGCTTCCAGTCCATGCCCGCGCTGGCGCTGATGTACAAGGTCGCGATCAAGGGCAAATCTGTCGCCGACTTGGCCAAAAAGCTTCGCATGGATGCAACAGTGCTGCAGCTCCAGTTCGATCGCGCCAATGCCGCGGCACGCGGTGAGATCGAAGACCCGTTGGGCAAGTCCCAGGACATGCGCCATGAGTTCAAGGGCGGCTCGCTGTTTGCCATCGATATCTCCATCAGCCAGAAGATGTTTCCGCTGGCCGTCCTGAGCCTTGGTGGCCTCAAGGTCAACGAGGACAACGGTGCAGTGATTGACGGTGCCGGCTATGACATTCCCGGTCTGTATGCCGCGGGGCGCACCGCCATTGGTGTGGCTTCCTCGCGTTATGTGAGCGGCTTGTCCCTGGCCGACTGCGTGTTCTCGGGCCGCCGAGCGGGCAAGGCGGCGGCGCTTGAGGATGAAAAGTCCCTGGCTGGCCAGGCCGCGCGCCAGCAGGCATCCGCTGTGGAGAGCGTCAGTTCCTGACCCCGTGGATTGGGGACGA
Protein-coding sequences here:
- a CDS encoding FAD-binding protein, coding for MSSFKKHVSTINPVGAVLDVESADEVQWSDASDVVVVGWGGAGASAAIEAREQGAEVLVIDRFSGGGASVLSGGVVYAGGGTRYQKEAGFEDSPEAMTAYLKHEVNGVVSDETLARFSRDSVANLNWLEKQGATFASTMPAYKTSYPADGMYLYYSGNEVVPAYGNPQLAKKPAPRGHRVVAKGQSGATFFAALQKSTLAHGARTLTQARVQRLVREKDSGRVLGVEVMVLPEGDPRTERHKKLDELVAKWRLYQAPRAQAGRREAAQIESEIGEKRYIRARKGVVLSTGGYIFNSGLLERHAPAYKPGWLTGAAGCDGSGLRLGQSVGGIAQDLNNISAWRFITPPSVWPRGLVVNTKGERFCNEQVYGAKLGYEMMEKQGGKAWLIIDSKLRRQAAWQCLFGGLWGFQSMPALALMYKVAIKGKSVADLAKKLRMDATVLQLQFDRANAAARGEIEDPLGKSQDMRHEFKGGSLFAIDISISQKMFPLAVLSLGGLKVNEDNGAVIDGAGYDIPGLYAAGRTAIGVASSRYVSGLSLADCVFSGRRAGKAAALEDEKSLAGQAARQQASAVESVSS